The Hevea brasiliensis isolate MT/VB/25A 57/8 chromosome 1, ASM3005281v1, whole genome shotgun sequence genome has a window encoding:
- the LOC110645005 gene encoding uncharacterized protein LOC110645005, with amino-acid sequence MGSIHRSGLSRKTSDSARLIITTIFGVVFGFFIGISFPSVSLTKIRIPSGIISSLEVPSLDQHSRSKDIIGSSSVHRIYVPTNPRGAELLPPGIVVSKSDFYLRRLWGEPSEDLKNKPRYLVTFTVGYDQRNNIDAAVKKFSDDFTILLFHYDGRTSEWDQFEWSKKAIHVSVRRQTKWWYAKRFLHPDIVAAYEYIFIWDEDLGVEHFNAEKYIELVRKHGLEISQPGLEPNNGLTWQMTKRRGDREVHKDTEEKPGWCSDPRLPPCAAFVEIMAPVFSREAWRCVWHMIQNDLVHGWGLDFALRRCVEPAHEKIGVVDSQWIIHQVVPSLGNQGESENGKAPWEGVRARCRNEWSMFQNRLAKADQAYLSQTSKE; translated from the exons ATGGGGTCCATACACCGCag TGGACTTTCTAGGAAAACAAGTGATAGTGCCAGGCTCATTATCACAACAATTTTTGGAGTCGTATTTGGTTTTTTTATTGGTATTTCATTTCCATCAGTTTCACTTACAAAG ATTCGCATACCTTCAGGCATAATATCATCTCTTGAAGTACCGTCCCTTGATCAACATAGCAGAAGCAAAGATATTATTGGATCAAGCAGTGTTCATAGG ATTTATGTTCCAACAAATCCTCGTGGTGCAGAGTTATTACCTCCTGGAATAGTTGTGTCAAAATCTGACTTTTACTTGCGCAGATTATGGGGTGAACCTAGTGAG GATCTAAAGAACAAGCCAAGGTACTTAGTAACATTTACAGTTGGTTATGATCAGAGGAATAATATTGATGCTGCTGTTAAAAAG TTTTCTGATGATTTTACAATTTTGCTTTTTCACTATGATGGTCGAACAAGTGAATGGGACCAATTTGAGTGGTCAAAAAAAGCAATCCATGTCAGTGTAAGAAGACAAACAAAATG GTGGTATGCAAAGAGGTTTTTGCATCCTGATATCGTTGCTGCTTATGAATATATTTTCATATGGGATGAAGATCTTGGAGTGGAGCATTTTAATGCAGAGAA ATATATTGAGTTGGTTAGAAAACATGGTTTGGAGATCTCTCAGCCTGGTCTTGAGCCCAATAATGGACTTACATGGCAGATGACAAAGAGGAGAGGTGACAGAGAAGTTCATAA GGATACGGAGGAGAAACCAGGCTGGTGTAGTGACCCACGCTTGCCTCCATGTGCTGC CTTTGTGGAAATTATGGCCCCAGTGTTTTCTCGAGAGGCTTGGCGTTGTGTGTGGCATATGATTCAG AATGATTTGGTGCATGGATGGGGATTGGATTTTGCTCTCAGAAGATGTGTAGAG CCTGCACATGAAAAAATTGGAGTGGTTGATTCACAGTGGATTATTCATCAAGTAGTTCCTTCTCTTGGGAACCAG GGAGAGTCAGAGAATGGGAAAGCTCCATGGGAAGGG GTAAGAGCAAGGTGCAGAAACGAGTGGTCTATGTTCCAGAATCGCCTTGCCAAAGCTGACCAGGCATACCTTTCTCAGACTAGTAAGGAGTGA